One window of Aspergillus oryzae RIB40 DNA, chromosome 3 genomic DNA carries:
- a CDS encoding orotate phosphoribosyltransferase (uridine 5'- monophosphate synthase/orotate phosphoribosyltransferase), which yields MSAATIPAPAAEQDYKETLLPLLMKNNVLSFGSFILKSGRESPYFFTSSLLHTAPLLRATSAAYASVLSAPPFVTVAADGTTTPNFDIIFGPAYKGIPVCASVLNELAVRDSLSASAKGTWDNVSYSFNRKEAKDHGEGGNIVGAPLKGKRVVIVDDVITAGTAIREAVSIIQKEGGIVTGIVVLLDREERVSDAEPKSAIGVAQRDLGENIPIRAVIGLHDLIEKLGDKIGESEIQRLKDYRARYGAE from the coding sequence ATGTCCGCCGCTACCATCCCTGCTCCTGCCGCCGAGCAAGACTACAAGGAGACATTGCTTcccttgttgatgaagaataaCGTCCTGTCCTTTGGCTCCTTTATCCTTAAGTCCGGCCGTGAATCTCCGtacttcttcacctcttctctcctccacactGCGCCTTTGCTCCGTGCCACCTCGGCAGCCTATGCCAGTGTCTTGTCTGCCCCGCCATTCGTAACTGTTGCGGCGGACGGTACTACCACACCCAACTTCGACATTATCTTTGGCCCGGCTTATAAGGGCATTCCGGTGTGCGCTTCCGTTCTGAATGAATTAGCGGTGCGAGACTCTCTCTCCGCGTCTGCTAAGGGAACCTGGGACAATGTCAGCTACTCCTTCAACCGTAAGGAGGCCAAGGACCACGGTGAAGGAGGAAACATTGTCGGTGCTCCTCTGAAGGGAAAGCGTGTTGTCATTGTCGACGATGTTATCACAGCTGGAACCGCCATCCGCGAGGCCGTGAGCATCATTCAGAAGGAAGGCGGTATTGTTACCGGCATTGTTGTCCTACTTGATCGCGAGGAAAGAGTCAGCGACGCTGAGCCTAAGAGCGCTATCGGCGTTGCACAGAGGGATCTTGGTGAAAACATCCCCATTCGCGCAGTGATTGGTCTTCACGACTTGATCGAAAAGCTGGGTGATAAGATCGGGGAGTCCGAGATCCAGCGCTTGAAGGATTACAGGGCTCGCTACGGAGCCGAATAG